One stretch of Syntrophales bacterium DNA includes these proteins:
- a CDS encoding ATP-binding protein, with amino-acid sequence MWKINPDAPSDRKAFRRRSKKQNILFLNFEDDRFAEFTTADFQPLYEAFLEVESPVGRKYFFLDEIQNLPGWHRWVNRLYEFEDIKLFITGSNSSILGGEAATVLTGRNRIMELYPFSFRELLRANDLSVEDRDFLITEKRVEIARLFNDYLVFGGFPEVVKSQDTSLLQEYFRDIIFRDVVTRYSVRNVREIRELALYLASNLSCMSSYKKLRDVISVNSLTTVKNYIGYFEDVYLFFAAGLFDYSLKRQMYNPSKMYCVDHAIASSIAFKFSEDIGRTIENIVFIELKRRGLEVYYWKDKKGRECDFLIKKGRTITEAVQVSSNISTMDTRDREITGAIAAAEEFGLKEVKMLTTEDLGSETVKGIKIQYIPIWRWLCSSGYEF; translated from the coding sequence GTGTGGAAAATCAACCCTGATGCGCCTTCTGATAGGAAAGCTTTTAGAAGAAGGAGTAAAAAACAGAACATCCTTTTTCTCAATTTTGAGGATGACAGGTTTGCGGAATTCACCACAGCAGATTTTCAGCCCCTCTACGAGGCATTTCTCGAGGTCGAATCGCCCGTGGGGAGGAAATACTTCTTCCTTGACGAGATACAGAACCTTCCCGGATGGCATCGCTGGGTCAACAGGCTTTATGAATTTGAAGACATAAAACTCTTTATAACAGGCTCCAACTCATCGATACTGGGCGGCGAAGCCGCGACAGTCTTGACGGGACGAAACAGGATCATGGAGCTCTATCCGTTTTCATTTAGGGAGCTTCTGAGGGCAAACGACTTATCAGTAGAGGACAGGGATTTTCTTATAACGGAAAAAAGGGTAGAAATTGCAAGGTTATTCAATGATTATCTTGTCTTTGGAGGGTTCCCGGAAGTTGTAAAAAGTCAGGACACATCTCTGCTTCAGGAATACTTCCGGGATATCATATTCAGAGATGTTGTCACACGCTATTCTGTCAGAAATGTCCGCGAGATCAGAGAACTTGCACTCTATCTGGCATCCAATCTGTCATGCATGTCGAGCTACAAGAAACTCAGGGATGTGATATCAGTAAACAGCCTGACCACGGTAAAAAATTATATCGGTTATTTTGAAGACGTATATCTTTTCTTTGCCGCCGGCCTTTTTGATTATTCACTGAAGAGGCAGATGTACAATCCATCAAAGATGTACTGTGTCGACCATGCGATCGCATCCTCCATCGCGTTTAAATTCTCAGAGGATATCGGAAGGACAATAGAGAATATTGTCTTTATCGAACTGAAAAGAAGGGGGCTTGAGGTCTATTACTGGAAGGACAAAAAAGGCAGAGAATGCGATTTCCTGATAAAAAAGGGGAGGACCATCACAGAAGCGGTGCAGGTCTCCAGTAATATAAGCACAATGGATACCAGGGACAGAGAAATAACAGGCGCTATCGCCGCCGCTGAGGAATTCGGATTAAAAGAAGTGAAAATGTTGACCACCGAAGACCTCGGCAGCGAGACAGTAAAAGGGATAAAGATACAGTATATCCCAATATGGCGATGGCTCTGCAGCTCGGGTTATGAGTTTTAG
- a CDS encoding ATP-binding protein, with protein sequence MKNIISQLIDDFHERKLPEPVARDRKFSEIQGKADVVIGMRRSGKTWFCYQKIKELITSGTKKEEILYLNFEDDRLLDFTVHDFQKILDIYFGKYPELRDTRCKFFFDEIQRIDQWEMFIRRLLDTENLQIFITGSSSKLLGSEITTTLRGRSLPIEIFPFSFEEFLKFHGLFSDRPKTFGANTASTLRKAVNDYLEVGGFPEIQKLDRELRIEVLQGYIDSVLLKDIIERHKVSNILVLKHLVRHIMNSSGGQFSVNKFYNTMKSMSIKCTKNSLYAYLDYLTDAFLFYKVPIHSRSEKSRLINPVKIYTIDTGLLNAMTFRNAYNYCPLLETMAFMHLRRRGYDAEYVNTKDGYEVDFFARHKISGETQLIQVCWDLSDKKTFERELRGLKNAMDELSLPTGTLITWDDETIIDNKINVIPIWKWLVGNGESRGHDPSSVGT encoded by the coding sequence ATGAAAAATATAATCTCTCAACTCATCGATGATTTTCATGAACGAAAATTGCCTGAACCGGTAGCTCGAGATAGGAAATTTTCCGAGATACAGGGTAAGGCAGATGTCGTCATCGGCATGAGACGATCGGGGAAGACATGGTTTTGTTATCAGAAAATAAAAGAACTGATTACCTCGGGAACAAAAAAGGAAGAGATCCTTTATCTTAACTTCGAAGACGATCGGCTGCTTGATTTTACCGTCCATGATTTCCAGAAAATTCTTGATATCTATTTCGGAAAATATCCTGAGCTTCGCGATACCCGGTGTAAGTTTTTCTTTGATGAGATACAGCGAATAGACCAATGGGAGATGTTCATCCGGCGCCTGCTTGATACGGAAAATCTTCAAATCTTTATTACCGGCTCATCATCAAAGCTACTTGGCTCCGAAATAACTACCACCCTGCGGGGACGTTCTCTGCCGATAGAAATATTCCCATTCAGTTTTGAGGAATTTTTGAAGTTTCACGGGCTTTTTTCTGACAGACCAAAAACATTTGGCGCGAACACTGCCTCCACATTACGCAAGGCCGTAAACGATTATCTTGAAGTCGGAGGCTTTCCTGAAATACAGAAACTGGATCGCGAACTTCGAATAGAAGTATTACAGGGCTATATTGATTCCGTATTGTTAAAAGACATAATTGAGCGTCATAAAGTCAGCAATATTCTTGTGCTGAAACATCTTGTCCGTCACATTATGAATTCATCCGGCGGGCAGTTCAGTGTTAATAAATTCTACAATACCATGAAAAGCATGTCGATCAAATGCACCAAGAACAGCCTGTACGCGTATCTTGATTATTTGACAGACGCTTTTTTATTCTACAAGGTTCCCATACACAGTCGCTCTGAAAAATCGAGGCTGATTAATCCGGTTAAAATCTATACGATCGATACCGGCCTTTTAAATGCCATGACCTTTCGCAACGCATATAACTACTGTCCACTGCTCGAAACCATGGCATTTATGCACCTGCGTCGCCGGGGTTATGACGCGGAATATGTCAATACAAAAGACGGATATGAAGTCGATTTCTTTGCGCGGCATAAAATTTCAGGCGAGACGCAACTGATTCAGGTATGCTGGGATCTGTCGGACAAAAAAACCTTTGAAAGAGAGCTCCGGGGACTAAAAAACGCGATGGATGAGCTCTCACTCCCAACAGGCACGCTAATAACATGGGATGACGAGACCATTATAGATAATAAAATAAACGTAATCCCCATCTGGAAATGGCTTGTTGGGAATGGGGAATCACGGGGACATGACCCGAGTAGCGTGGGGACATGA
- a CDS encoding ORF6N domain-containing protein: MSVIKIEDVENKIVEIQGQKVLLDSDVAELYEVETKRINEAVKNNPDKFPHEYIVELSKNEWDLLKSKISTSKRGGKVKTPKAFTEKGLYMLATILKSKVATQTTIAIIETFAKIKGLTRTIKELSTTQEG; the protein is encoded by the coding sequence ATGAGTGTAATAAAGATCGAAGATGTAGAAAATAAAATTGTAGAAATTCAGGGGCAGAAGGTCCTTTTGGATAGTGATGTTGCCGAACTTTATGAAGTAGAGACGAAGAGAATTAATGAAGCGGTGAAAAATAATCCCGACAAATTTCCTCATGAATATATTGTTGAACTGAGTAAAAATGAATGGGATTTATTGAAGTCGAAAATTTCGACTTCAAAGAGAGGTGGAAAGGTTAAAACTCCCAAAGCCTTTACTGAAAAAGGCTTGTATATGTTAGCAACAATTCTGAAAAGTAAAGTTGCTACTCAAACTACGATTGCAATTATAGAAACTTTTGCGAAAATAAAAGGACTTACAAGGACGATAAAGGAATTATCAACGACTCAAGAAGGATAG
- a CDS encoding MarR family EPS-associated transcriptional regulator — translation MPDPQITNLESKEVINLLREIKKTPEMTQRELSARLGISLGKVNFLIKALIAKGLLKATNFKNANNKYAYIYLLTPHGLEEKTKITYRFLKRKMKEYEHLEEEIGQLKREVIEIGIPADMQD, via the coding sequence ATGCCAGACCCACAAATAACCAATCTCGAAAGCAAAGAAGTCATCAACCTGCTCCGGGAAATTAAAAAAACACCCGAGATGACTCAGCGTGAACTGTCCGCAAGGCTCGGCATCAGCCTCGGCAAGGTCAACTTTCTGATCAAAGCCTTAATTGCCAAGGGTCTACTCAAAGCTACCAATTTCAAAAACGCCAACAATAAATATGCCTATATATACCTTCTGACTCCACATGGTCTTGAGGAAAAAACTAAAATCACTTATCGCTTCCTGAAAAGGAAGATGAAAGAATACGAACACCTGGAAGAAGAAATTGGACAGTTGAAAAGAGAGGTCATAGAAATCGGGATTCCCGCCGATATGCAGGACTAA
- a CDS encoding type II toxin-antitoxin system prevent-host-death family antitoxin, which translates to MINVGIKEVKNNLSRLLAQVKAGEEVLITKRGKPIARIVKESQGNQSIRAALDPLVQSGLITLPGRSIVKDRISAIETLGKPVSEMVIEDRR; encoded by the coding sequence ATGATCAATGTGGGAATCAAGGAGGTCAAGAACAACTTGAGTCGGCTTTTAGCCCAGGTAAAAGCAGGGGAAGAAGTTCTAATCACTAAAAGAGGGAAGCCGATTGCCCGTATAGTGAAGGAAAGCCAAGGCAACCAGTCCATCCGTGCGGCACTGGACCCCTTAGTCCAGAGCGGACTGATCACCTTACCTGGTCGGAGCATCGTGAAAGACCGTATCTCGGCAATAGAAACCTTGGGGAAGCCTGTTTCGGAAATGGTAATCGAGGATCGGCGGTGA
- a CDS encoding type II toxin-antitoxin system VapC family toxin, translating to MILYLDTSALVKRYFREPYSDDVLSRWKSATQIVTSFVAYAETMASICRKKLESDFGDTLIRKIVGTFHQDWESFIRVEVNGNLNEYIDRVVGKYPLRGFDAIHLASAMVIHERLPQDFIFACFDDRLARAAQSEGFETFPPEE from the coding sequence ATGATTCTATATCTGGACACCAGTGCACTGGTAAAGCGATACTTCCGGGAGCCTTATTCCGATGATGTTCTCTCCAGATGGAAATCGGCCACTCAAATCGTTACATCTTTTGTTGCTTACGCAGAAACGATGGCTTCCATCTGTAGAAAAAAACTGGAGTCAGATTTTGGGGATACATTGATCCGAAAAATAGTAGGCACATTTCACCAAGACTGGGAGAGCTTCATCCGTGTGGAGGTCAACGGCAATCTCAATGAATACATCGATAGGGTGGTCGGAAAATATCCACTTAGAGGTTTCGACGCAATCCATCTCGCATCGGCGATGGTAATCCATGAAAGACTTCCTCAAGATTTCATATTTGCCTGTTTCGATGACAGGCTCGCACGCGCCGCGCAGTCGGAAGGATTTGAAACATTTCCGCCAGAAGAATGA
- a CDS encoding DUF2281 domain-containing protein, with amino-acid sequence MTSIIKGVETMHEREIELKLQKLPEDLRREVLDYVEFLLKKYKGTKSKTKKFRFDWEGELSEMREEFTSVELQHRTLEWR; translated from the coding sequence ATGACAAGTATAATAAAGGGGGTGGAAACCATGCATGAAAGGGAAATAGAATTGAAATTACAAAAACTTCCTGAAGATTTAAGGAGAGAAGTTTTAGATTATGTGGAGTTCCTGCTAAAGAAGTATAAGGGTACAAAGAGCAAGACAAAGAAATTCCGGTTCGACTGGGAGGGGGAGTTGTCAGAGATGAGAGAGGAATTTACTTCTGTTGAGTTGCAACACAGGACTTTGGAGTGGAGATAA
- a CDS encoding PIN domain-containing protein, whose amino-acid sequence MFLADTNIFLEILLGQDKKEECKRFLINNIGNLSITDFSLHSIGVILFRYNKEDSFQKFIEDVMPDTRLLSLPIELYSDVVNVRKSLNLDFDDAYQYSAAKYYDLQVVTMDKDFEKIKDVEILFL is encoded by the coding sequence ATGTTTTTAGCAGACACGAATATATTTTTGGAAATACTTCTGGGGCAGGACAAGAAAGAAGAGTGTAAGAGGTTTCTGATCAACAATATTGGGAATCTCAGCATAACAGATTTTTCTTTGCACTCCATTGGTGTAATTCTCTTCAGGTATAATAAAGAAGATAGTTTTCAGAAATTTATTGAAGATGTCATGCCTGATACCAGACTTCTTTCGTTGCCGATAGAACTGTACAGCGATGTTGTAAATGTCAGGAAAAGCCTGAATTTAGATTTTGATGACGCCTACCAGTATAGCGCGGCTAAATATTATGATCTGCAAGTGGTTACAATGGATAAAGATTTTGA